The proteins below come from a single Mytilus edulis chromosome 5, xbMytEdul2.2, whole genome shotgun sequence genomic window:
- the LOC139523492 gene encoding uncharacterized protein: MSATIILLLSSFVFVTFSIGASTIASECKEVFWAVKLEYGGDVTLICKTDAKHLCSECRKVWYGGPAFSLLSLDGFPSADSFKYLPFLRTNGFEIIIRNFSSEDLNQHYICSIGEHSCKRNLTINMFDKHLLDRDVQEDDTNSNTSKIETIETIATFSGVGVFLILSMIYLIRCKYNLREEQSKSKDSNVSSFIPAQSYDSKIISNDTNNPLFIKPVTDNKDENKHSENDELIRKI, encoded by the exons ATGTCAGCAACTATAATCCTTTTACTCTCATCCTTTGTATTTGTTACTTTTTCTATTGGTGCAAGTACAATTGCAAGCGAGTGCAAAGAAG TGTTCTGGGCAGTAAAACTAGAATATGGAGGAGATGTTACACTTATTTGTAAAACAGATGCAAAACATTTGTGTTCAGAATGCAGAAAAGTATGGTATGGAGGCCCTGCATTTTCATTGCTATCACTCGATGGTTTTCCATCAGCAGATTCTTTTAAGTATTTGCCTTTTTTAAGAACAAATggatttgaaataataataagaaatttCAGTTCAGAAGATTTGAATCAACACTACATATGTTCAATTGGTGAGCACTCCTGCAAAAGAAACCTGACTATCAACATGTTTGACAAGCATTTATTAGACAGGGATGTACAAGAAG ATGATACTAATTCTAATACCAGCAAAATAGAGACAATTGAAACGATTGCAACATTTTCAGGGGTCggtgtttttttaattcttagcatgatttatttaataagatGTAAATATAACTTACGTGAAGAACAGTCCAAATCTAAAGACTCCAATGTGTCCAGTTTTATACCAGCACAATCTTATGATAGCAAGATTATTTCAAATGATACAAACAATCCTCTGTTTATCAAACCTGTTACAGACAACAAAGATGAAAACAAACATAGTGAGAACGATGAGTTGATTCGAAAGATATAA